One Bufo gargarizans isolate SCDJY-AF-19 unplaced genomic scaffold, ASM1485885v1 original_scaffold_1504_pilon, whole genome shotgun sequence genomic window carries:
- the LOC122923359 gene encoding uncharacterized protein LOC122923359 produces the protein MQNFRNFIHRHYGTLETSALALLLLLLEKSMESEFTCPSEPVFSRVYTAVFFLMPAMVLGVLGYKLSGVKCKGSCICCLKTICGPLIWFCILLSDGRYVTCFSISNARQISQIFGIISFSLLLILSFVMEELCCCRHISALYFREKYEEKMLKELEEGLRSKAKKQQTEIAEDLVIMVTDESFAPQQANWLKNLENLICTEKNKIRERFKEGTIISEEQRRHAAALRDLLHGQRRGDERRSSI, from the exons ATGCAGAATTTCAGGAACTTTATCCATCGACACTATGGAACCCTGGAGACATCAGCCCTGGCTCTGCTGTTGCTACTGCTGGAAAAAAGTATGGAATCGGAATTCACCTGTCCTTCTGAACCAGTATTTAGCAGAGTGTACACTgcggtattttttttaatgcctgCAATGGTCCTTGGGGTCCTGGGATATAAGCTTTCAGGAGTGAAGTGTAAAGGGTCGTGCATATGTTGCTTGAAGACCATCTGCGGCCCCCTGATCTGGTTCTGCATTTTACTGTCAGACGGACGTTATGTCACCTGCTTTTCCATATCAAATGCGAGGCAAATAAGTCAG ATATTCGGCATCATTTCCTTTTCACTGCTGCTCATCCTGTCATTCGTCATGGAGGAGCTTTGTTGCTGCCGTCACATCTCAGCGTTATACTTTCGTGAGAAGTATGAAGAGAAAATGCTAAAGGAACTGGAGGAAGGTCTGAGATCCAAAGCAAAGAAACAGCAAACCGAAATTGCAGAAGACTTGGTCATAATGGTCACAGATGAATCCTTTGCTCCGCAACAAGCTAATTGGCTTAAAAATCTGGAAAACCTGATatgcacagaaaaaaataaaataagggaaAGATTTAAAGAAGGTACAATAATCAGTGAGGAGCAACGCAGACATGCAGCCGCTCTAAGGGATCTTTTACATGGGCAGAGGCGTGGTGACGAGAGgcgatcatcaatataa